In the Leptolyngbya sp. SIO1E4 genome, one interval contains:
- a CDS encoding class I SAM-dependent methyltransferase, which translates to MHNQESAIVFDEERASTYDKRAAKLAPLRDTLHLLTRLTLSDLPTDARILCVGVGTGLELIYLAQEFPQWQFTAVEPASAMLDICHQKAEEYGIVSRCTWHEGYLDSLPASAPFDAATCLLVSHFFMQQEERRKFFSQIASRLRPQGYLVSADLASDMSTPAYQKLCEIWTRMLRYAEYPDADIEKFLTAHGREAAVLPPHEVASIIASSDFDPPVLFMQTLFIHAWYTQRTSSVGGKP; encoded by the coding sequence ATGCACAATCAAGAATCAGCGATTGTCTTCGACGAAGAACGCGCTTCTACTTACGACAAAAGAGCCGCTAAGTTAGCGCCATTGCGTGACACGCTTCATCTGCTGACTCGTCTGACACTCTCTGATCTCCCGACTGACGCCCGAATTCTTTGTGTTGGCGTCGGAACGGGCTTGGAGTTGATTTATCTTGCTCAAGAATTTCCACAATGGCAATTCACGGCGGTAGAGCCTGCGAGTGCGATGCTTGATATTTGTCACCAGAAAGCTGAAGAGTACGGGATTGTATCGCGTTGTACCTGGCATGAAGGCTATCTTGATTCATTACCTGCATCAGCCCCTTTCGATGCGGCGACTTGCCTTCTGGTTTCTCACTTCTTTATGCAGCAGGAGGAGAGACGAAAATTCTTCAGCCAAATTGCTTCACGACTTCGCCCCCAGGGGTATTTAGTGAGTGCAGATTTGGCTTCTGATATGTCCACCCCAGCCTATCAAAAGCTTTGTGAAATTTGGACTCGCATGTTGAGGTATGCCGAATATCCCGATGCGGATATTGAAAAATTTCTGACCGCTCATGGTCGCGAGGCTGCGGTATTACCCCCCCATGAAGTCGCATCCATCATCGCATCGAGCGATTTTGATCCCCCTGTATTGTTCATGCAGACTCTTTTTATCCATGCTTGGTATACCCAGCGGACATCGTCAGTTGGCGGCAAACCCTGA
- a CDS encoding (d)CMP kinase, protein MNIEKIINLIQGKIFSNNDNWMFTLAIDGPSASGKSTLARLTSKSIKKSSIVHVDDFYKTSTQRKNQITNNNLHGMAFDLERLKQQALNPIALKKSANYQTYNWTVDRLTDIRIIQPVGLIIVEGIYSLRQDLQNYYDFKIRLEVPKKPCEERVLERDRVGIGNYHNWKNDYRPAEEQYVKLQNPGNSADLVLTTFG, encoded by the coding sequence TTGAACATAGAAAAAATCATTAATCTGATTCAAGGGAAAATATTTAGCAATAACGATAATTGGATGTTTACTCTCGCGATAGATGGCCCGAGTGCGTCAGGGAAAAGTACTTTGGCCAGACTAACATCAAAATCAATAAAGAAATCCTCCATTGTTCATGTGGATGATTTTTATAAAACAAGTACTCAAAGAAAAAATCAAATAACCAATAACAATCTGCATGGAATGGCGTTTGATTTGGAACGACTCAAACAGCAAGCATTAAATCCAATCGCACTCAAGAAATCAGCAAATTATCAAACATATAATTGGACTGTTGATCGTTTAACTGACATTCGAATCATACAACCCGTTGGTCTTATAATAGTTGAGGGCATCTATTCGTTGCGACAAGATTTGCAAAATTACTATGATTTCAAAATTCGGCTGGAAGTACCTAAAAAACCATGTGAAGAAAGGGTTTTAGAACGAGATCGAGTAGGTATCGGAAACTATCATAATTGGAAGAATGACTATCGACCGGCTGAGGAACAATACGTCAAGCTACAAAATCCAGGAAATTCGGCTGATTTAGTACTGACAACTTTTGGGTAA
- the hisI gene encoding phosphoribosyl-AMP cyclohydrolase has translation MSSPFATRTSVEAVEEGMLLAPKFDAHGLIPVITTDAATGEVLMHAYMNEAALLKTLETGEAHYYSRSRQQLWHKGATSGLVQTVQQLLIDDDQDCLWMKVKVAGSGASCHVGYRSCFYRQISPGEGDVQASRPIALVLTETTKTFDPIAVYGDAPNPTQL, from the coding sequence ATGTCATCACCCTTTGCTACTCGCACCTCGGTTGAAGCCGTCGAAGAAGGGATGCTCTTGGCTCCTAAGTTTGATGCCCATGGGCTTATCCCGGTTATCACTACAGACGCTGCCACGGGCGAGGTGCTGATGCATGCCTACATGAATGAAGCCGCATTACTGAAAACCCTTGAAACAGGTGAAGCCCACTACTACAGCCGCAGTCGCCAACAGCTCTGGCACAAAGGTGCAACTAGTGGGCTGGTGCAGACCGTGCAGCAATTGCTGATTGATGATGACCAAGATTGCCTGTGGATGAAGGTCAAGGTGGCTGGGTCAGGAGCCAGTTGCCATGTGGGCTATCGCTCTTGCTTTTACCGTCAGATTTCCCCTGGTGAGGGCGATGTTCAGGCGAGTCGGCCCATTGCGCTCGTGCTTACGGAAACCACCAAGACTTTTGACCCCATCGCCGTCTATGGGGATGCTCCCAATCCGACTCAACTTTGA
- a CDS encoding ribulose bisphosphate carboxylase small subunit — MPLRHQPAPPTPWDHDQYKPTIAASAYVHPQCSLIGDVHLGENVIIAPNTSIRADEGTPFYIGANTNIQDGVVIHGLEQGRVLGDNQQAYSVWIGEGTCITHMALIHGPAYVGNECFIGFRSTVFNAQVGHGCIVMMHALIQDVEIPPGKYVPSGMVITTQQAADRLPDANESDRTFSHHVVEINQALRAGYRCANDIECATALQNPASSNGFHSAPHNGQAAHPLQADIVDVIRQQLRLGHHIGLEFADVRRFKVGSWQSGPTIASSHEAQVLTQVEQFLADHPSNYVRLLSIDSKAKQRQLEQVIQKPE; from the coding sequence ATGCCGCTCCGTCATCAACCCGCCCCACCCACACCCTGGGATCACGACCAGTATAAGCCTACAATTGCAGCTTCTGCCTATGTTCATCCCCAATGCAGTCTGATTGGGGATGTGCATCTGGGCGAAAACGTGATTATCGCTCCCAATACCTCCATTCGAGCGGATGAAGGGACCCCCTTCTACATTGGGGCGAATACCAACATTCAGGATGGGGTGGTCATTCATGGATTAGAGCAGGGACGAGTCTTAGGGGATAACCAGCAAGCCTACTCGGTTTGGATTGGCGAAGGCACCTGCATTACCCACATGGCATTGATTCATGGCCCCGCTTACGTTGGGAATGAGTGTTTTATTGGTTTTCGTTCGACGGTGTTTAATGCCCAGGTAGGTCACGGCTGCATTGTGATGATGCATGCCCTGATTCAGGATGTGGAGATTCCTCCCGGTAAGTATGTGCCATCGGGGATGGTGATTACGACTCAGCAGGCGGCTGATCGGCTACCGGATGCCAATGAGAGCGATCGCACCTTTTCTCACCACGTGGTCGAAATCAACCAGGCCCTGCGAGCTGGGTATCGCTGTGCGAACGATATCGAATGCGCTACCGCTTTGCAGAATCCGGCCTCCAGTAACGGCTTCCACTCCGCGCCTCATAATGGCCAAGCGGCCCATCCTTTGCAGGCAGACATCGTAGATGTGATCCGGCAACAACTTCGTCTGGGTCACCACATTGGCCTGGAATTTGCCGATGTGCGGCGATTTAAAGTGGGTTCTTGGCAGAGTGGCCCGACGATTGCCAGCAGCCACGAGGCTCAGGTGCTGACCCAGGTAGAGCAGTTCTTGGCAGATCATCCCAGCAACTATGTGCGTTTGCTGAGCATCGATTCCAAAGCGAAACAGCGTCAGTTAGAGCAAGTGATTCAAAAGCCGGAGTGA